The DNA window AACGTGAGAATATTACTCAGCGCGTAGAATCGCGAACCTTGATGCCCTTAGGGTATTCCCTGACTTGAACTCAGACAACAATTGAGGTTGAAATGTTTACTCCAGAATTACTTTCCCCTGCAGGTTCATTAAAGAACATGCGTTATGCTTTCGCTTACGGTGCAGATGCTGTTTATGCTGGCCAACCACGCTATAGCCTACGTGTTCGTAACAATGAATTTAGCTTAGAAAACCTAGAAATTGGTATCAATGAAGCACACGCGCTTGGTAAACAATTCTATGTGGTTTGTAATATCCAACCTCATAACTCCAAGTTAAAAACTTTCATCCGTGATTTAACACCGATCATCGCCATGAAACCCGATGCAATCATCATGTCTGATCCAGGTCTGATAATGATGGTACGTGAAGCTTTCCCTGATATGGTTATTCACCTATCAGTACAAGCAAATGCAGTAAACTGGGCTACCGTTAAGTTCTGGTATACCCAAGGTATTAAGCGTGTGATCCTATCGCGTGAATTATCACTTGATGAAATTGAAGATATTCGTTTCCACTGCCCAGATATGGAAATCGAAGTATTTGTACACGGCGCACTATGTATGGCTTATTCTGGTCGCTGTTTACTGTCTGGTTACATCAACAAACGCGATCCAAACCAAGGTTCATGCACTAACTCATGTCGTTGGAAATACGATGCACATGATGCGACTGAAAATGAAACTGGTGATATTGTTGCAACCAGTCCTGAGATTTACACTCCAGAAACAGATTCACCAGAGCCGACTTTAGGCGAAGGTAAACCGACTGACCAAATCTTCTTATTACAAGAGCAAGGTCGTCCAAATGAATATATGCCTGCATTTGAAGATGAGCATGGTACTTACATCATGAACTCAAAGGATCTACGTGCAATCCAACACGTTGAGCGTCTCACTAAAATGGGCGTACATTCATTAAAAATTGAAGGTCGTACCAAATCATTCTATTACTGTGCGCGTACAGCACAAGTATATAAACAAGCAATTAACGATGCTGTTGCAGGCCGTGACTTTGATCCGTCTTTACTACGTTCACTAGAGCACCTTGCGCACCGCGGGTACACTGAAGGTTTTTTAAGTCGTCATACTCACGATGCATACCAAAACTACGATTACGGTTACTCAATCAGTGAAACACAACAGTTTGTGGGTGAGTTCAATGGTCGTAACGATAAAGGCCTTGCAGAAGTTATTGTGAAAAACAAATTCTTAGTGGGTGATTCTCTTGAGCTAATGACGCCACAAGGTAACCTGACTTTCAAACTAGAAGAATTAGAAAACCGTAAAGGCGAAGCAATGGAATATGCGCCTGGTTCTGGTCACATTGTTTATTTACCGGTTCCAGAAGAAGTCACACTGGATCACGCACTATTAATGCGTAACTTCCATAACAGTGAAGATACACGTAATCCGCATAAATAATCCATTAGGATAGAAGCAAAACCTTATGGCATTATTAATTAATGATAAGTGTATTAACTGCGATATGTGCGATCCGGAATGTCCGAATGGCGCAATTACATTTGGCGCGAAGATTTATGAAATCGATCCGCTATTATGCACTGAATGCGTAGGCCATTATGATAAACCGACCTGTAAAACAGTTTGCCCGATTAACTGCATTATTACCGATCCGGATAATGTAGAAGCAGAGGACACATTATGGGAAAAATTTGTCATGATCCAAGATGCGACTAAAGCAGCACGGTAATATAAATACCAAAACGGCGAGTCAATAACTCGCCGTTTTTATAATAAGCGTTATGCTAATTATTTTATCACTCGCTTACTCAGCGTTTTACGCGCTAACCAATCTTCTTGTAATAATGCAGTTAAGACATGATCTTGCCAGCGTCCAGCGATTTTAAGGTATTTTCGAGCATACCCCTCACGTTCAAAGCCAAGCCGCTGTAATAACGCGCCACTGCGCTCATTTTCAGGTATATAATTAGCCATCACACGATTAAGTCCCATATTTTCAAACATGAACTCTAAGCAACACTGTAAAAATTCAACCATTAAGCCCTGCCCTTCATAACACTTTGCAATTGAATAGCCGAGATAGCAGGATTTAAATACGCCTTGAATTATATTACTGAAGTTAGCAACCGCAACAATTTCGGATTTATCAGTCGTCATGGCAATAAAATTGACTGCGCTCGCATCATTAAACTCTGCATGAATTTGCTTAATACGAAGCTGCCACCAACGTAACGTATAATAAGCGTCACTCCGAATAGGCTCCCAAGGTGTTAAATGTATCTGATTACGTACATAATATTGACGCAGCATTTCACTATCGCTCTCCATGGCGACACGGATGACTAAACGCTTAGTTACAAATTCAGGGAATTTTGATGACATCCAACACCTCAGCTAACACTTAGCAAGATGTAGCCTTGTTGAAGATAATAAACCACCATTATCAACTAGCTGCTTCATCAAGCCTAAATTAGCCAGTATACGTTCTACTAAAGGAGTTTCAAATGGATAATAAGCTTCTTTGCAATTATTAACCGACTCAATCGTCGCCACAATAAAATGTTCCAAAATCAAACAAGTACGATTTTTACGGAAATTGGCCATCCACAGCTCAGTGGATGAGTACGCGCCACGACAATTACTACCAACACGCAATACTGTTCCCGGTAATAAAGGTAAATTATCATATTCACAAAAAGCATAGAAATTATCTAGGCTTTCTTCTTCCCATTCAGGACTGACAATGATGACTGCGTCTGCAGCCCGCATTAATTGCGCTGTAGCCAACCACTCTTCTTGCCAATCAGAAATTTCATTTTTTATAGCTTTATCCCAAATAGGCAAGGTTACTTTTACAAAGTCCAATAAATTAACTTTGCTGAATAATTGCGACTGTTCGGCTAATTGCAATACTGATTGTGCAACCTTAATGGTTGTCGACCTGTTTCGGGTACTGCCGCTTATAACAACTAGTCTCACTTTATGCTCCTTGCATCAAAGATATTCACTACTAAATCACTTCCATATCCATATGGAATTAGCATTAATCTATTGATGATATGGGGGAAGTGCGAGCGGGGTCTATAGTGATAGCTCAAAGCAATACTATAACCATACTAAGGCATGACCACCGAATATAATAAATGGCTGATATAAAACGAATACCCACTTCGCTGCTACATACTTATAAATATATGATGGGTATTCTCGATGCTTTATAGGTTAAAATAAGTAAGCTGGATCTCCAAGATTCAAGTGGTCACATTAGCTTTTACTGCACCGCTGAATTCAGGCTCAACCAAACCTTGCTGAATAAAATCAGCTAAATAAGTCAACAATGTTGTTACTGGTTTTGGTAATTCATCGAGGTCAAAACTATCAAGCATATTTTTGACTTCGAGACCTAGTTCAGTATCACCTTCAATTTTTAGACGGCGTTGGAAAAACAATGTGTCAGGATCTTCTTTACGTGCGGTAATTAACACTAACTCATTCAAATTACCTTTAAAGCTAACGTCAACTGATTCTGCTTTTGGCGCAATAACAAGTTTATTATCTTTACAACTGATAAACCAATTAATGCCTAAATCAGTGATTTCAACTTGCAGCCACTTTTGCTCAAGAAACTCAAACTCATCATCCTCTAACCCTTCAGAAAATACCCGATTAAGCACTTGTGAGAGTACTTTCTCTTGCAGTGAAAAGGGTAATATTTTAGCTGGTATCGCTAATAACCCAGGAACAGTATGTACCAATTTACGATGTAGAGTATGTAGCATCATAATATGCTCCTTGAATAAAAATAGTATTTTAACGTGCCATCAGCGACCATATCCTAAGCAAAGTCAATTTAAAGTAGATTAATTCAGATAATCCTGCCCTAAATCAAATCCAATAAAACATCGATGCCTTACAATTTTTCTCAAGATTCATCGTTCAAGATACTATAACAATGGAATTACTCTGCCCTGCTGGTAATTTACCGGCATTAAAAACAGCGGTTGATAATGGCGCTGACGCTGTTTATATCGGTTTTAAAGACGATACCAATGCCCGTCATTTCGCTGGTTTGAACTTTACTGATAAAAAACTAGATAAAGCGGTCGATTATATTCGCAGTCATGATCGTCATTTACACGTGGCCATCAATACCTTTGCTCACCCAGGAAAATTAGAACGTTGGGAACGCGCCGTTGATCGTTGCGCAGACATGGGGGTAGATGCCGCTATTATCTCTGATGTAGCAGTACTTGACTACGCAACCAAAAAATACCCAGATTTAGAGTTACACCTATCCGTGCAAGCATCAGCAACAAATGTGGAAGCCATTAATTTTTATACTAATAATTTTAATGTCAATCGGGTAGTATTACCCCGCGTATTATCCATTCATCAAGTAAAACAATTGGCCCGTAATACCGATGTTGAACTCGAAGTATTTGCCTTTGGTAGTTTATGCATCATGGCCGAAGGTCGCTGCTACCTATCATCTTATTTAACTGGCGAATCACCAAATACAGTAGGTGCTTGTTCGCCAGCAAAATATGTACGCTGGCAAGAAACCGAAAAAGGCCTAGAGTCACGCTTAAATGGCGTACTTATTGACCGCTACCAACCCGATGAAAAAACCGGCTACCCGACACTTTGTAAGGGCCGTTTTAATGTCGACGGCAAAGTGTTTCATGCACTGGAAGAGCCAACTAGCTTAAATACCCTTGCGTTAATACCAGAACTTGCACAAGCAAATATTTCAGCTGTGAAAATCGAAGGACGCCAACGCAGTCCCGCTTATACAGAACAAGTGACTCGCGTATGGCGTGCCGCTATCGATCGTTATCAACAAGATCCAGATAAGTATCAGGTAGAAGCAGCTTGGAATAAACAGCTCGATCAACTCTCTGAAGGCACGAGTACTACCCTTGGTGCTTATCATAGAGATTGGCAATAATTGGCATTAGTGAGAATTATATGAAATACGCATTAGGACCAATTTTATATTATTGGCCAAAACAACAAGTTGAAGATTTTTATACAGCGGCGATGAATTCACAGGCTGATATTATTTATCTTGGCGAAACCGTTTGCAGTAAGCGCCGCGAGCTGAAACCCAAAGACTGGTTAGGACTAGCTAAAGAAATAGCGAATTCAGGTAAACAAGTGGTGATCTCGACCATGGCGCTATTAGAAGCACCATCAGAAGTTAATATTCTCCGTAAATACTGTGAAAATGGTGATTTTATTGTTGAAGCCAATGACTTTGGCGCAATCAACTTATTAGCCGAAGCCAAAACCCCCTTTGTTTGTGGTCATGCGCTTAATGTCTATAACGCTCAAGTACTACAGTTATTAGTCAATAAAGGTATGCAGCGTTGGGTTATGCCTGTTGAGTTGTCACGAGACTGGCTAGTGCAACTACAAGAGGACAGTAAACTGCTGAACATTCGTGACCAATTTGAAATAGAAGTCTTTGCCCATGGGCATTTACCACTGGCCTATTCTGCCCGTTGTTTTACTGCTCGTTCAGAAAACAGAGCAAAAGATGATTGTGAGCTTTGCTGTATTAATCATGCCAATGGCAAGCCGGTATATAGCCAAGACAATAAAGAGTTGTTCACCATCAATGGTATTCAAACTATGTCGGGCTACAAATATAACCTATTGAATGATGTTGCAAGTATGCAGGATTTGGTGGATGTAGTGCGTGTGAGTCCGTTAGGGGAGTCTGCATTCCAAACACTCGCTCAGTTTAAACAAGCTGCGGAACAAAATATTAAATTCGACTTGCAACTAGATCGAGAATGTAATGGTTATTGGCACCAAATAGCAGGATTAGAGACAGTGACGTCATAACCCCATCCTAGCCCCCTTTTGTTACTTCAAGGGGGTAAGCTGGGAGGGAATTAGCTCTTATTAGCGGTTACTTGCTAATCTTGCCAGTTCTAAACGAGCATAGCCATGCTCGATAAATTCATACACATTATTACTTAATGCCAATTTGAAATAGCTTTCTGCTGCACTGTTGTCATTCATTAACAACTTATATTTACCCAGATAAAAGTACGCTTCCGTTAAACGGTGCGCCAATACTTTGTTATAAGTTCGTTCATGCTTATCCAGTCCATCGAGTAATTTATCCAACAATTGAGTTTCATTTATCGCTTGCGTATAGAGCGCGACGATATTCCATGACCAACTATCATCAATGTGTTGCTCATAACGTTCTTTAACTGATTTTAACGCTTGTTCTGCATTAATTTGATATTCAGGGTAATACAACCACAACGTTCTAAATGGGTCGTTAGGTGCTTCATCATAAGCACTGACAAGATCATCAACAGCTAATGCATAACGTTCGCCATAATACAACG is part of the Moritella viscosa genome and encodes:
- a CDS encoding putative peptidase, U32 family, translating into MFTPELLSPAGSLKNMRYAFAYGADAVYAGQPRYSLRVRNNEFSLENLEIGINEAHALGKQFYVVCNIQPHNSKLKTFIRDLTPIIAMKPDAIIMSDPGLIMMVREAFPDMVIHLSVQANAVNWATVKFWYTQGIKRVILSRELSLDEIEDIRFHCPDMEIEVFVHGALCMAYSGRCLLSGYINKRDPNQGSCTNSCRWKYDAHDATENETGDIVATSPEIYTPETDSPEPTLGEGKPTDQIFLLQEQGRPNEYMPAFEDEHGTYIMNSKDLRAIQHVERLTKMGVHSLKIEGRTKSFYYCARTAQVYKQAINDAVAGRDFDPSLLRSLEHLAHRGYTEGFLSRHTHDAYQNYDYGYSISETQQFVGEFNGRNDKGLAEVIVKNKFLVGDSLELMTPQGNLTFKLEELENRKGEAMEYAPGSGHIVYLPVPEEVTLDHALLMRNFHNSEDTRNPHK
- a CDS encoding putative peptidase, U32 family, producing MELLCPAGNLPALKTAVDNGADAVYIGFKDDTNARHFAGLNFTDKKLDKAVDYIRSHDRHLHVAINTFAHPGKLERWERAVDRCADMGVDAAIISDVAVLDYATKKYPDLELHLSVQASATNVEAINFYTNNFNVNRVVLPRVLSIHQVKQLARNTDVELEVFAFGSLCIMAEGRCYLSSYLTGESPNTVGACSPAKYVRWQETEKGLESRLNGVLIDRYQPDEKTGYPTLCKGRFNVDGKVFHALEEPTSLNTLALIPELAQANISAVKIEGRQRSPAYTEQVTRVWRAAIDRYQQDPDKYQVEAAWNKQLDQLSEGTSTTLGAYHRDWQ
- a CDS encoding putative sterol binding protein, encoding MLHTLHRKLVHTVPGLLAIPAKILPFSLQEKVLSQVLNRVFSEGLEDDEFEFLEQKWLQVEITDLGINWFISCKDNKLVIAPKAESVDVSFKGNLNELVLITARKEDPDTLFFQRRLKIEGDTELGLEVKNMLDSFDLDELPKPVTTLLTYLADFIQQGLVEPEFSGAVKANVTT
- a CDS encoding putative ferredoxin, giving the protein MALLINDKCINCDMCDPECPNGAITFGAKIYEIDPLLCTECVGHYDKPTCKTVCPINCIITDPDNVEAEDTLWEKFVMIQDATKAAR
- a CDS encoding putative ribosomal-protein-alanine acetyltransferase, (GNAT) family — protein: MSSKFPEFVTKRLVIRVAMESDSEMLRQYYVRNQIHLTPWEPIRSDAYYTLRWWQLRIKQIHAEFNDASAVNFIAMTTDKSEIVAVANFSNIIQGVFKSCYLGYSIAKCYEGQGLMVEFLQCCLEFMFENMGLNRVMANYIPENERSGALLQRLGFEREGYARKYLKIAGRWQDHVLTALLQEDWLARKTLSKRVIK
- the nlpI gene encoding lipoprotein NlpI precursor; the protein is MKRCLTLFITAALLSGCSSLSGSFSADDRTPSELILAEPLQVNYQTEIMLMRYSQLILDAKDDRVRQARYFYERGLLADSMGLRSLAHADFQRALTLQPDFVPAYNFIGLYMTQTEQFDEAFDAYDSIAQLDPENNYVLLNRGIALYYGERYALAVDDLVSAYDEAPNDPFRTLWLYYPEYQINAEQALKSVKERYEQHIDDSWSWNIVALYTQAINETQLLDKLLDGLDKHERTYNKVLAHRLTEAYFYLGKYKLLMNDNSAAESYFKLALSNNVYEFIEHGYARLELARLASNR
- a CDS encoding putative peptidase, U32 family encodes the protein MKYALGPILYYWPKQQVEDFYTAAMNSQADIIYLGETVCSKRRELKPKDWLGLAKEIANSGKQVVISTMALLEAPSEVNILRKYCENGDFIVEANDFGAINLLAEAKTPFVCGHALNVYNAQVLQLLVNKGMQRWVMPVELSRDWLVQLQEDSKLLNIRDQFEIEVFAHGHLPLAYSARCFTARSENRAKDDCELCCINHANGKPVYSQDNKELFTINGIQTMSGYKYNLLNDVASMQDLVDVVRVSPLGESAFQTLAQFKQAAEQNIKFDLQLDRECNGYWHQIAGLETVTS